The genomic stretch ccccagattaggaagtGCCCAGTGCCCACAGCTATACGGGGAGGGAGCAATCCCGCGGCCTGCGGCTGAGAACCGAGAATGGAGAAGTGCAGCCTTCACGTGCACCTGAACCTCTGTCTCCATGGCGCACACCTACCTGGACGGAGCCTGTGGGATGCAGCCCCGCTTGTAGTGCGGGAATGgacaagcctgcttgggaaccGTAACTGGGAAGGGGGCAGGTCCCACGGGCCGGAGGCAAACCCTGGAGCCCCAGCCAGGAGTTCCGTGCACACACAGCAGCGTAAATGAAGCCGTAAAATGACACCGAGTGAATGAGGCAAAAGGCAGCTCAACTCTCCAGCATAATTGCATCTGGGCGCATTAAAAACAGAGCACCTGACACTGTTCTGTGGGATGCTGCAACGCTGTATACATGCCACTATCCGCTGCTCCAAACCCACAGGCTGCAACACAGACAGTGAGCCCTAGTGTAAATGTGGGCGGAGTTACTATAACGTGTCCTGATTGGTTCACCAGTGGAACAAACGCCCCACACTACTACCAGATTGTACAacgtttagcagcatccctggcctcagcCCTCCAGATGCCGGtagcatccctccctccccatgaGCTGTGACAACAAAAGGGCCTCCGGGCATGTGCAAATATTTCAGGGGGACAGGATCAGTCCCAATCAACAATAGTGACCTAGAAGCTGCAAAGGTCACTAGGCTGAGTGAGGAACCCAGGACCCAGCAGGGGCGACCCGAGAAAAGTCCCACCAGCTCCCAAGGCTCAGAGCCTGTCTTACCACCTTTCTCCCCAGTCCTGTTCCCACCCCCAACCGGGGCTTGCTCCCCACAACTGCCTAAATATTGCCACCTACCCTGTCCCTCCTGGTCCCCTCGTGCTGggctgcctcttccaggaagcagccagcaggggaggacagaagaCGCTCTCTGGGGTTATTCTGTCAGCAGCACAcaggggcaggtgtggggccAGACCTCTGGGCTCCTGGAACTGATGCTGTGTGCTTTATCCCTGTTGCAGCTTCCCAGCAGGctgttccccagggcctcctCAGGGTCTGGAGTGGCCAAGAGGATCATCAGAGGATCTCTGGGGATGTGCAGCCCCTACTCCTTCCTCCAACTCCCCAACACAACCAAGActccctgctgtctctgtctgccctgagAGCCCCAGTCCCTGCTGAGGACTAGGAGCTCCCAGTCTTGGGGGAAACAGGGCTGGAGTAGATGCCCTCAGTCCCTTAGGGTCAAGGAAGAGTCAGAGGGAAAGTAGGAGCTGGTGCAGCCCACAGTGGGAATCCAGAGCTCTGCTCTGGGGTCAGGGCAGCTGGAGGGTGTCCCAGAATAAGGGTAATTTAGAGCTGGGTCTTGGGGACTGATTTCCTTTGGTCAATAGAAGTTTTCAGTGTCTCCTGGTCATACTGGAtagccccacctccccacactgGTCAAGTTCTACCCTATTCCTGTTGTCCTGGTGATCCGAGCCAGAACATCTCCATTAGTATGTGCATCCTTGGGCTATAAAAACacatttggtctttgtccacTTCATGACACACAGCTCCTAAAGCCCTTGTCTCAGGAGTGATGATACTGGATTTTGCATGCTAAGGAGATGCGTGGTGGTTGGGAGCCCCTGGATAGTCTAGGAAGGAGGCTGCTCCCCTGAACGGCCAAGGTGAGATCAGAGAGCTGGGACttccaggtggggagaggggctatGGATTGATATTCAATCTCCAAGAACCAATGATTCAATCAATCATGTCTGTGTAACAAAACGTCCACAAAAACTCCCTAAGCAATGGGAATCAGAGACTTTCCCATTTGTCAACACGTGGAGGTGCTAGGAGGGTGGTGTgtctggagagggcatggaaggtCCTCGGTCCTTCCTCCACCTTGCCTGATGCACCTGTTTTACCTGGCTGTTCCTGACTTGTGTCTTTTATAGTAAACTGGGAAGAGTAAGtgttgcattttcctgatttctgtgAGTCATTCCAGCAAAGTATCCAAAATGAAAGGGGGGAATTTAGAAACCCCAACTGTGAAGTCCCATCAGACAAAAGTGCAGGTACCCTGAACACTGAAAACTTGTCACTGGCATCTCCAGGTAGTTCGTGTCAGAAGTGAACTGAATTATGGGACTGCAGGTTGGTGTCTGGGAAGCTGAAGAATTGTTCATTGTTGTGGGAAGAACTCACCCATTTGGTCTTAAGTGTTAGGTGTAGAAACAGCTCActtcctgtgtccctctgtcCAATCAACAACACAGTCCATTCTGCCTCTGAAATCAACCTCCAGTCTGCCACTCGACCCAGTCCAGGATGCCCACGCGCACCTCTGCCCATCTCTTCCTGCGTCTGCCCACCCCGCCGGCCCTCAGCTGCCTGCTTCCCTCACAGCAGCCAGGGGGACTCCCTACAAACGGGAATCTGACCATGGTGCATGGGCTTAAAATGTACCACTTgaatgccacctcacacctgtcagaatgcctagaattaacaactcaagaaataacagatgtttgtgaggatgcagagaaaggagaacacttttgCGTTGTTGgcgagaatgcaaactggggcagccactgtggaaaacagtatggaggctcctcaaaaaattaaacatagaactgccctatgacccagcaattgcactagtaggtatttatccaaaggatacaaaaatgtggATTCGaaggggtatatgcaccccaaatttatagcagcactatcagcctTAGTCAAACTACAGAAAGAGTCCAAATGCCCAtagactgatgagtggataaagaagatttgtatatatatatacattggaataataacgatgaaaaagaatgaaatcttaccatttgcaacaatgtggatggaactagagtgcacaGTAAAACCTTTGACTATGAGTGCCTTGTTCTGCAAGTGCTCTATAaggcaagcaaacatttctaataaattaaaaaattatcatgtttatttttgagagagacagaccagcatgaatgggagaggagcagagaaagagaagacacagaattcgaagcaggctccaggctctgagccataagtacagagcccaatgtggagcttgaactcgtgaaccaggaaattatgacctgagccgaagttggatgcttaactgactgagccacccaggcacccctctaataaATTGCAACTTGATAagtgagcaatgtcttgcaatacgggTGGGATGTGACTCcagatgtcacatgatcacaactgagccaatggttcctctctctctcctgctgtaggattgtgggtgatcatctcccatgctcggtctcaggctgtagtatttggcagaaatcagtgatttttcagaatgtttgaAGATGCCTACAATGGGCactggtgtattttttgtcacttcaaagcacctgtggacagtcctttgcttctcCATACAAGAGGAAGctcaggaatgctttgcttcattttaggtcaggctgcctgcagattgAGGCCCTTTCCTTGCTGCCTTATTGTCAGTttacattaaatacaatatatgacaagagtttattaatactgtgctGTAGTCAACATCTATGCAAGTGTATACAATTGCCTCCATGCAGGAAAAGcttccactgagccaatagatagcagtgattccattagtgatcgTGAAAGTCGTCcaacacaataaccctcctctctcttgtctccttcacaccagccatgaaggttttcaaaggtaagtgcaggttagtttgtttatttttctttatattttatatttcctttattattttgtattatattacagtattgtaatcatttttacataaatattttagggttgcagaacaaatcatctgagtttccattatttcttatagggaaatttgctttgatagacaagtgctttggattacaagcatgtttccagaacgaattattcTCGTAATCCAAGGTttactgtattatgctaagtgaaataagtcagtcagagaaaaagaaatatcatatgatttcacttatatgcagaatttaagaaacaaaacagatgaacataggggaaggaaaggaaaaataagataaaaacagggagggaggcaaaccataagagacctaaatgcagagaacaaactgaaggatgctggaggggaggtgggtgggcagatgggcacttgctgggatgagcgctgggtgttgtatgtaagtaacaaatcactaaattctactcctgaatccaaaacactatatgttaactaacttgaatttgattaaaaattttttctacttggtacaaccactttggtaAACTTTTGTCAACATCTATTCAACCTGAACATAGTATCCCCTATGACTTGGCCTTTACACTTCTAGCTACAGACTCAACACAACACATAAGTGTTAATCCACTAAGGACATGTAGTAGATGTCATAAGAGCACCATTTGTAGTATCCCCAAATGGAAATGTCTATGCATATGTTCACATAATGGAATACCACACAGctcttttgtgtatgtattttaagagtATTTAGAGTTCCCCACTGCCCTTGGAACAAACTCTCTAAGTGGACACCATGGTCTCACATGCTCTTGCCCTACCCACATATCTACATCTCATTCCAGCACTCTCTTAGTGACTTCCAACTCTCCCTGGTGAACTGAACATACCAATGTCCCCAAATGCACCATAGATAAGGACATCTTGATGGGGAGGGGTGGCATTAGTTAGTAAACCAATAATGAGTAAAATGATGAAAGGAATCCCAAAATTACCATAGACGGTTTTTCCAAGCTCTCGTTGTCAGTGTGCATGAGCAAAAGTGTCTCATGAACTCCTCTGGAGTCCGTGTTTCCCTCTGGCTGTGTGAAAGGGGTGTGTGCCTAGGGCTgcacctgccctccttccctgaaAGGGGTCTCTTCCTTCTAATGACAGCCTTCTCCTCCCAGTCATGACCTCACTTCTCTCTGTAGACACCTGAGAGAGGTGGGTTCCTATTCACCAactgcacacacgtgcacattgTAATCGATTCCTGCTTCCCCCCTTCAAGGTGGTGTGACCCAGGACAAATTATCtatcagattttcattttctgtgtttcaaAATTGTGAATAATAATAGAAGTGGGTCATATCTAAATGCGgagaaataatgatttattttgagacttaGAAGAGTGAATGCATAGGAAACTCTTTCCACAACGTTTGGCAAATGGCAGGCACTCATATGCAACAGCCCTCCCTTGGTTTATTATTATAAAACACCTTCTGCCTGCAGCTCAAATATCTGGCCACAGCTTAAGTAAGAAATTTACATTAACAGAAGACCCCCTCCTGGATGCTCAGACATATGATTTCCCAAACCCTATCATGGAAGTTAGACCTAAAGTTGCATGTGACCCCTTCCTTCACATGTTGTGTGACCCTCACCAACATTTCTCATCTGCCACACCCTTGACCTTCCTTTGTGCTATCTTGAGATAGCACTGTGTCCTCCAACAGAGCCCGCAGATAGATGTAAGTACACAGGAATGAGAAATTGATGTTTTATTGAAAGTAAtgtggggaaaaacagaaaaggatttCCATAAGCAAGACCCTTTAAACATTCTGTATGTTCTTATCCAAGCACTGAACCGTCTCctcccctcactctcttcccctcccttcctcctaccctccctccctccctctttcccttcactTCTTATTCTGACATCCTTCACTCAACACCAATCAAGGTAGAAAAACTCCCTTAGGGTCTATCCTCTGCTAGGACAGAAGGAACTATATACACTGTCAACCAACTTCTTGGAGAGGAAGAGTTtactttttgtacatttttatattaaatggtATATAAAACACTGGACACATGCCTGAGAGAAAAGCTGATGGCATTTATTATTATGCATGCTTTTGTTCAGACGTATGGTGATGAAGGGaaagtctttccttccttctccatttgAGAAGAACCATGGGCATCAGTGCCCAGACACATCCAtgtgatgccccccccccactcatccACAGGTACATAACACATTTGTAGACAGAAGTAATGGGATGGAGTTCATCACATGGGGTCTTgaacaggagatcatgatctcTAGATCCTATGCAAGAGGGAGGCACACAaattggagaaaaacaaatacctagCAGGTATCCAACACCTATAGATGCATTCAACAATACTTACTCAGTATTTTCTTATATAGAATCCCTACAACAGGCTTATGGAGATGGACTTGATCATCCCCAACCCTACTGTCATTTTCCTCACCGCCAAACTGGCCGTCAGGAGCTTAGGGGACTGAATTTTCTCTGGAAGCTTTTCTTTATGGCATTCTTGAGCTCCTTATTCCTGAGGCTGAAAATGATTGGACTGAGAAAGGGAGTGAAGACTGTATAGGTGGTGGCCATCAGGGTGTTACTGTCCATAGAATGGGGGCCCTTGGGCTTGAGGTAGATAATGGAAGCAAAGCTGTAGTGCACAATGACCACCGTGAGGTGGGACACACATGTGGAGAAGGTCTTGTGCCTGCCCTCAGCAGAGGGGATCCGCAATATGGCGGCCACGATGAAGACATAGGAGAGGACGATGAGGAATAAACAGCTCATCAGAGCTGAGACACACACCAGGATCACAGCCCAGGTGACAGAGGAATTCTCATTCCCACAGGCCAACTTTAGAAGGGAAAACACATGGCATAGAAAATGGTGGATCACATTAGACCCACAGAAGGTGAGGTGAAAAACTATCAGGGTCACCATCATCcccatgactgagccaccagcccaggtCCAGGACACCAGACGGGCACAGCTACGGTTGCTCATGAGAACATTGTAGCGCAGGGGGtggcagatggccacatagcggtcgTAGCCCATGATCATGAGCAGGAAGGAGTGGGTGAAGCCAAAcgtgaaggagaaaaacatctgGCTGGCACAGGCCGTCCAGGTGATGGTGCGGCGAGTGGAGAGCATGTCAACCAGCATGCGAGGGGTGACGGCAACGGTGAACAGAATCTCAGAGGTGGACAGGGCGCACAGGAAGAGGTACATGGGCGTGTGCAGGCTGCGCTCGCTCCAGACTGTGGCCATGATGAGCAGGTTCCCCAGCAGCGTGAACAGGTACATGAGCAGGTACAGCAGGAAGAAGGTGGGCAGGAGATGCTGTGGGAAGTTAGAGAATCCCACGAGGATGAACTCAGTCACCATGCTATAGTTCTGACCAGGCACGGGTGCTGCATCTGGTGAGATCAGAAGAGGAATGAAGGTGACCAACATGACAATCATGAGTCTATACAACAATATATGAAATGGGGAGACTACAGACGCAGTATGTTAGGATTGGGAAAGTGACCCGGATACTCACTGGTTCTGCTGTTCTTTAGCATGGAACTGAAAGTCATGAGCGGTGCTATaaataagaacaagaaagaagGTATGTACggatgggaaggaaagagacatgcTCCTTCACccagaaaaagtaaagaatgaaGACATAAGGTACCACAGCAATAGAGAGCACAGTCTGCAGAAGACAAGATCGGCTCGCAACACTCAGTATTTCTCACAGAATTACTCCAGCAGTAATCATTCAAAGTATAAGCTTTAAGCAAAACTAAGATAACATTCCCAACGGTGACACAAACTGTAAAGACACGGCTCGCCAACATTGTGGTCTGGTGATTTCTTAACACTCAAGAAAATATGAGACTCTGATGGGTTCCTGTTTGGGTGCAGTACAACTCTCCGTTTTCACCATATTAGAAGTTAACACCGAGATTCTTTGAAAATACTTATTATGCATACATTCAAAAGAATAGTCACCTGCTCAATGTCAATACAAGTAACATGTTTTTAGACAGTAACTACATTTACAAAATTAACATTTGGTGAGAAGagttgctgttttttgtttgtttgtttgtttgtttgtttgtttttacattttaacaaactTGGATGGGAAACAAATTGATGCTCATACCTGCCTCTTCATTCAGCCTGTGGCAACATGTTGTTTTAGTTGAAGCATAtgatgaaaaatggaaaagtaagGAACTGATGTTCCCCCAGAAAGGGTCTCCAGGACCACAGGGTCTTCATATCACACTTTGAAAACTTTTgctataaaatatctaggaattaaTGAAACACATGCAATACATCCAAATTCAGAAATGTTAACCATTAGTAAAAATGTAGGAGGTGATCTGAATATATGGAGGGCAATCTACACTcttggatggatgagtgaatatGGTAATGATTACATCATCAGCACACCTACATTATGTCTATAGTGAGTCTACTGTACATTTGATAAAAGTTTCCTTAAGttccttctgaaaaataaagtcagtgCAAAACCATACCAATCTTGCAAAAATCAGCCCTGAccaggtacaaaaagattgagatcataccatgcatattttcagatcacaatgctaggaacttgaaatcaaccacaagaaaaaatttggaaagccctcagatatatggaggttaaagaacatccttctAAGGAATGAaagggttaaccaggaaattaaagaagaaatttaaaaacacatggaagcaggggaacctgggtggctcagttggttaaacatcggacttcggctcaggtcataatcttgcagttcatgagttcaacccctgcgtcaagctctgtgctgacagctcagagcctgaagtctgcttcggattctgtgtctccctctctctctgcccctcctctgctcaagctctgtctctccctctttctcaaaaataaataaacatcaaaaaactaaaaaataatacatggaagcaaatgaaaatgaaagcacaacagtCCAagccctttgggatgcagcaaagacagtcctaagaggaaaatacactggaATTCAGGCCTGTCTCAAGAAGCAAAAGAGGTACcaaatacacaacttaacctcacacctaaaggagctagaaaaggagcagcaaataaagcccaaagccaggagaagaagggaaataataaagattagaacagaaataaatgatatagaataaaaaaaaaacaacccagtagaacagatcaatgaaactaagagctggttttttgaaagaataagcaaaattgataaactcctaaccagacttctcaaaaagaaaatagagaggacccaaatagataaaatcacaaatgaaagaggagacatcacaaccaacaccacaggaaTACAAACATATACGAGAATACTATGaagaattatatgccaacaagctggacaatcGGGAAGAAATGTACAGATTCTTAGAAACTCAtgcactaccaaaactcaaacaggaagaaacagaaaatatgaacaggCCCATAgccaggaaagaaatggaatcagtaatcaaaaatctccccaaaaataagagtcctggggcagatggcttcccaggacaattctaccagac from Prionailurus viverrinus isolate Anna chromosome A2, UM_Priviv_1.0, whole genome shotgun sequence encodes the following:
- the LOC125160462 gene encoding olfactory receptor 10H3-like; the encoded protein is MVTEFILVGFSNFPQHLLPTFFLLYLLMYLFTLLGNLLIMATVWSERSLHTPMYLFLCALSTSEILFTVAVTPRMLVDMLSTRRTITWTACASQMFFSFTFGFTHSFLLMIMGYDRYVAICHPLRYNVLMSNRSCARLVSWTWAGGSVMGMMVTLIVFHLTFCGSNVIHHFLCHVFSLLKLACGNENSSVTWAVILVCVSALMSCLFLIVLSYVFIVAAILRIPSAEGRHKTFSTCVSHLTVVIVHYSFASIIYLKPKGPHSMDSNTLMATTYTVFTPFLSPIIFSLRNKELKNAIKKSFQRKFSPLSS